The genomic region TTGCCGCGCCAGGACGAGCTCGCGGCGCGGCTGGGGCCCGCCGCCGCCCAGAGCCTGCACTGGCACTTCATCGGGCCCCTGCAGGCCAACAAGGTGCGCAAGGCGGTCGGCCGCTTCGCGCTCATCCACGCCGTGGACACGCCGTCGCTCGCGGAGCGGATCTCGCAGGTGGCGCTGGAGCGGGGCCTGCGCCAGCCGGTCCTGCTGGAGGTCAACGCCGCCCGCGAGCCGGGCAAGTTCGGGCTCGATCCGGACGCGGCCGTCGCGGCGGCCGTCGCCGCCGCCGCGCTGCCGGGCCTGGACCTGCGCGGGATGATGGCCATGGCCCGCCAGGACGCGCCGCCGGCCGAGCTGGGCGCGACCTTCGCCCTCGTGCGTCGCCTCGTCGAGGCGGCCCGCGCGGCCACCGGCCTGGCGCTGCCCGAGCTGAGCCTGGGGATGTCCGACGATTTCGAGATCGCGATCGCCGAGGGGGCGACCCTGGTGCGCCTGGGCACCGCCGTGTTCGGGGCGCGACCGCCGAGCGCCTGAGCCGGCGCCGCCGGAAGGAGAGGTAGCGTGCTGCTGCGACTGTTGCTCGCCTGCTGCGAGGTCTACAGCTGGCTGATCATCGCCAGGGTGGTCATCAGCTGGCTCAACCCCACGCCCCGTCACGAGATCCTGGTGATGGTCTGCAGGGTCACCGACCCCTTGCTCGATCTGCTGCGCCCCCTGATCCCGCTGCGCGGCCTGGACCTGTCGCCCATCCTGGCCCTGCTGCTGGTGCGTCTGGGCTGCGCCCTGCTCACCAAGCTGCTGTCCGGCTAGGCGGGGCGCGCGCTCTTGATGCCCGGGGCGCCCGGAGCGTCCGGGGCGATTGTCCTTCCCCCTGGTCCGCCCGCATGCTAGGTTTCCTCGTTTCCAGACGGTGGGCCGCCCCGCGGCGCCCCCGGCCACCCTGCCCCGGCCACCCTGCCTGGGGGCGCGACAGCCCGGAGGACGGACTTGAACGAGACGTGGACGCAGATCCGGGAAGCCGTCGACTTCCTGCGCGGGCGCTGCCCGCTGGAGCCCGAGGTGGGCCTGATCCTGGGCACCGGCCTCGGCGCCCTGGCTGACAAGATCGAAGCCGAGTGCACGCTGGACTACGCCGAGATCCCGCACTTCGCCAGCTCGACGGTGCAGAGTCACCACGGTCGCTTCGTCTTCGGCACCCTCGGCGGCCGCCGCGTGGTGGCCATGCAGGGCCGCGTCCACTACTACGAGGGCTACACCATGCGCCAGATCACCCTGCCCGTGCGGGTGATGCGCGCGCTCGGCGCCGGGACCCTGGTGATGTCCAACGCGGTCGGCGGCATGGACCCGCACCTGCGCCCCGGCGACATGACGGTCATCACCGACCACATCAACCTGATGGGCGACAAC from bacterium harbors:
- a CDS encoding YggS family pyridoxal phosphate-dependent enzyme, giving the protein LPRQDELAARLGPAAAQSLHWHFIGPLQANKVRKAVGRFALIHAVDTPSLAERISQVALERGLRQPVLLEVNAAREPGKFGLDPDAAVAAAVAAAALPGLDLRGMMAMARQDAPPAELGATFALVRRLVEAARAATGLALPELSLGMSDDFEIAIAEGATLVRLGTAVFGARPPSA
- a CDS encoding YggT family protein — protein: MLLRLLLACCEVYSWLIIARVVISWLNPTPRHEILVMVCRVTDPLLDLLRPLIPLRGLDLSPILALLLVRLGCALLTKLLSG
- a CDS encoding purine-nucleoside phosphorylase, with product MNETWTQIREAVDFLRGRCPLEPEVGLILGTGLGALADKIEAECTLDYAEIPHFASSTVQSHHGRFVFGTLGGRRVVAMQGRVHYYEGYTMRQITLPVRVMRALGAGTLVMSNAVGGMDPHLRPGDMTVITDHINLMGDNPLLGPNDDRLGVRFPDMSEPYDRALVELAETTALELGLPLHRAVYVAVAGPNLETAAEYRFLRAIGADTVGMSMVPECLVAVHGGMRVLGLSAVTDACFPDALHPADVDGIIRTAALIEPKLCRLVTELLRRLPPAGGAA